Proteins encoded by one window of Lycium barbarum isolate Lr01 chromosome 11, ASM1917538v2, whole genome shotgun sequence:
- the LOC132619330 gene encoding UPF0481 protein At3g47200-like encodes MAHYIEITPIDDHQTAQIRQITSNEIQERRTVDHLIEMEQIDGEDRSCLQTNIKIFDEMFKELDNLSILCTIFKVNVGLRELNPDAYTPKMVSIGPYHEKNPRLRPMEKYKLLYLRRFLQRKEGLDVGSCMSELEKLKAEALQCYDNTVDHYNDTTPADQFLRMLLLDGCFVVEFIREIGMGREREHDIINVDFMVNPILRDLLLLENQLPFFVLAMLHDMTKQANEFPLTRLVQFAFVDILPKVTLAFLEESDQAENFKHLLHIVHTSCHPLASKSTSRLTGESSSNISRCNLLQAIRSKEKSKAKEARDSFIKWHKVIPNATELSEAGVSFVKVGFIYPAMDEDSTKDSTSLFDIEFENGVMKIPSFHVNGFTETFLRNLIAYEQQISDADSRYFTDFAIFMGYLINSDKDVSLLCQNRIIRNKLGEDRQVAGLFNRLAKEFGNLNGDFHYIEVSSKAVQHYLKPYSQLRTSYLVRNYFNTPWTGASTVAAILLLILSIMQTVLAFTGSVKK; translated from the coding sequence ATACAAGAACGGAGGACAGTGGATCATTTAATCGAGATGGAGCAAATAGACGGTGAAGATCGATCATGCTTACAAACCAATATTAAAATCTTTGATGAAATGTTTAAGGAATTGGACAATTTGTCTATTTTGTGTACCATATTCAAAGTAAACGTGGGACTACGTGAATTAAATCCAGATGCTTATACACCAAAGATGGTCTCTATTGGTCCTTACCATGAAAAAAATCCTCGACTTCGTCCAATGGAAAAGTACAAATTATTGTACCTACGACGGTTTCTCCAACGAAAAGAGGGGCTTGACGTGGGAAGTTGCATGAGTGAATTGGAGAAACTGAAGGCAGAAGCACTACAGTGTTATGACAATACAGTAGACCACTATAATGACACTACTCCCGCTGATCAATTTTTGCGTATGTTGTTGCTTGATGGTTGTTTTGTGGTTGAGTTTATTAGAGAAATTGGAATGGGTCGAGAAAGAGAACACGATATTATCAATGTTGATTTCATGGTTAATCCAATACTTCGAGACTTGCTGTTACTAGAAAACCAACTTCCTTTCTTTGTTCTCGCCATGCTTCATGACATGACAAAGCAAGCTAATGAATTTCCATTGACACGACTGGTGCAGTTTGCCTTTGTTGATATATTACCAAAAGTAACCCTTGCATTCCTAGAAGAATCAGACCAGGCAGAAAATTTCAAACATTTACTTCATATAGTACACACGTCATGTCACCCTTTAGCAAGTAAAAGTACTAGCAGGCTAACTGGGGAAAGTTCAAGTAACATCTCACGGTGCAATCTTTTGCAAGCAATTAGGTCGAAAGAAAAGTCAAAAGCTAAGGAAGCTCGAGATAGCTTCATAAAGTGGCATAAGGTCATACCAAATGCAACAGAGCTTTCCGAAGCTGGAGTTAGCTTCGTAAAAGTCGGATTTATTTATCCTGCGATGGACGAAGACAGTACTAAGGATAGCACAAGTTTATTTGATATAGAGTTCGAGAATGGAGTGATGAAAATCCCTAGTTTTCATGTCAATGGTTTTACGGAAACCTTCCTGCGAAATCTCATTGCTTACGAGCAACAGATATCTGATGCAGATTCAAGATATTTCACTGATTTTGCAATTTTCATGGGTTATCTTATCAACTCGGACAAAGATGTGAGTTTGCTGTGCCAGAATAGAATCATTAGGAACAAGTTAGGAGAGGACAGACAAGTGGCTGGCCTCTTCAACAGACTTGCGAAAGAGTTCGGCAATCTTAACGGAGACTTTCATTACATCGAAGTAAGCAGCAAAGCAGTTCAACATTATCTAAAACCATATAGCCAACTGAGGACAAGTTATTTGGTGCGCAATTATTTTAATACTCCTTGGACAGGAGCTTCAACTGTGGCAGCCATCTTACTCCTCATACTCTCAATTATGCAAACCGTTCTAGCTTTCACAGGTAGTGTTAAGAAGTAG